A genomic segment from Lutzomyia longipalpis isolate SR_M1_2022 chromosome 3, ASM2433408v1 encodes:
- the LOC129792786 gene encoding WASH complex subunit 5: protein MFHETMAEFLAENNICGRNLLQIVALGNAIIAELLRLKDYIPDVFKLTTKEEQTKHAEIILDFRYFKISDVQDQKIENDEALQDLDNEFRDNNIEILTRFYLAFESVHQYVVDLNTFIQEVNDGIYIQQSLESILQDDEGKQLLCESLYLYGVMLLVLDLHIPGVIRERLLVSYHRYSAQKSHGESHLDDVCKFLRSTGFSNIPGTKRVPNYPEDYFRRVALDEMFVEMVIGRLRSDDVYNQIAVYPLPEHRSTALANQAGMLYVCLFFSPATLQQQPSRMREIVDKFFSDNWIVSIYMGITVNLIDSWEPYRAAKAALNNTIEAQILRENATKHQKLMQKLLKQSRELLSEGVLSEKYLISNTVRIINAIRECNVTLRWLMVHTVDPVIDCSGNKRCRAARDQAIQDSNYKSVEVFELLLNTSQLELRVRDILKELLAEKDKRWESYKFEAGDRIRELSEVFAGAKTLTKIEKNENLRKWFSDIHTEIEKLDNKAPNICGRKIIQLIQALEEVQEFHSLDTNMQVKQLLIEVRDYLHQMIHTINIKEDALINLQLIGDFSYAWKIVDKYTPIMQEHIEKSPSLVIKLRATFLKLASALEVPLLRINQAKSEDLISVSQYYSNELVDYVRKVVQIIPQTIFYILSQIVHLQTNTIREIPTRLEKDKLKEYAQLEERFEVARLTYRLSVFTEGILMMKKTLVGVIELDPKQLLEDGIRKELVKNLSTALHETLTFNPKAKPGELELKLSELTKIIDGYRRSFEYVQDYLNIQGLKFWQEEMSRIINYNVEKECNSFLRSKIQDWQSIYQNPIIPIPVMPPTDSLSVNFIGRLGREILRQTDPQSTIYVDVQTAWFDYKTQKEGINLKFFPKIIGAIGPAGLMGLDKLYAFTIVTELQQLLATMEKNIFRDKIWWETLSAFAEEITANSHAIPNPGKFYQNYTNRYAKIWPKFLDWVLKIGQKQIMRKHIAYEINICCAFNSKNFESSLRTMNDALLMDIKAHEIDPEKPYPSTELLSELNKYLEAAGIYNPLSKIYVITKNSSFFAQFLFLLVIAHLGKLQFVKNLATLIAKKQSEQIDGAPFVTGLATILRQFHPKITDMFIQYISQYIVSFIEAGIKTKSEFSGDSLIAVHFLEAFIRTANIPRASVTKYIPSVIMSQYEYLATKF from the exons atGTTTCACGAAACAATGGCTGAATTCCTTGCTGAAAATAATATCTGTGGCAGGAATTTGCTGCAAATTGTGGCTTTGGGGAATGCAATAATAGCGGAATTGCTCCGTCTAAAGGACTACATTCCAGATGTATTCAA ACTCACCACGAAGGAGGAGCAAACAAAGCATGCTGAAATTATTCTCGATTTCCGCTATTTCAAGATATCCGACGTCCAGGATCAGAAGATTGAGAATGATGAGGCACTACAGGATCTCGACAATGAATTCCGGGACAATAATATTGAGATTTTAACGAGATTCTACCTGGCTTTTGAGAGTGTCCACCAGTACGTTGTGGATCTCAATACATTCATTCAGGAAGTCAATGATGGGATCTACATCCAGCAGAGCTTGGAAAGTATTCTGCAGGATGATGAAGGGAAACAGCTGCTGTGTGAATCACTCTACCTCTACGGTGTTATGCTTTTGGTATTGGATTTGCACATTCCCGGAGTAATTCGAGAGAGATTGCTGGTCTCCTATCATCGCTATAGTGCTCAGAAATCCCATGGGGAGAGTCACCTCGATGATGTTTGCAAATTTCTACGTTCCACGGGATTTTCTAATATTCCCGGAACAAAGCGTGTTCCTAACTATCCGGAAGACTACTTTCGACGCGTCGCCTTGGATGAGATGTTTGTGGAGATGGTGATAGGACGTCTACGGTCTGATGATGTTTACAATCAAATTGCTGTTTATCCCCTGCCTGAACACAGGTCCACTGCACTGGCTAATCAAGCGGGTATGCTGTACGTGTGCCTTTTCTTCTCACCGGCCACACTTCAGCAGCAACCATCACGAATGCGAGAGATTGTGGATAAATTCTTCTCAGACAACTGGATTGTCAGCATCTACATGGGGATCACGGTGAACCTTATTGATTCGTGGGAACCCTACAGGGCTGCCAAAGCTGCACTCAATAACACCATAGAAGCCCAAATTCTCCGTGAGAATGCGACAAAGCATCAAAAACTCATGCAGAAGTTACTCAAGCAATCCCGGGAGTTGCTGAGTGAAGGTGTCCTGAGTGAGAAGTACCTCATCTCGAACACCGTACGCATCATCAACGCTATCCGGGAATGCAATGTGACTCTGAGGTGGCTCATGGTGCACACTGTTGATCCAGTCATTGATTGCAGTGGCAATAAGAGATGCCGAGCTGCTCGGGATCAAGCCATTCAGGATTCCAACTACAAATCCGTGGAAGTTTTTGAACTTCTACTCAATACAAGTCAGTTGGAACTACGTGTCAGGGATATCCTCAAGGAACTACTCGCGGAGAAGGATAAACGTTGGGAGAGTTATAAATTCGAAGCGGGTGACAGAATAAGGGAGCTTAGTGAAGTCTTTGCAGGTGCAAAGACTCTCACGAAGattgaaaagaatgaaaatctgCGAAAATGGTTCAGTGATATTCACACGGAGATTGAAAAGTTGGACAATAAAGCACCAAATATCTGTGGCAGGAAGATTATTCAGCTCATTCAGGCACTCGAAGAGGTACAGGAATTCCACAGTTTGGACACCAATATGCAAGTTAAGCAGTTGCTGATTGAAGTTCGTGACTATCTGCATCAAATGATTCACACAATCAACATCAAAGAGGATGCCCTGATAAATCTTCAACTTATCGGAGATTTCAGCTATGCATGGAAGATTGTGGACAAGTATACGCCAATTATGCAGGAGCACATTGAAAAATCTCCAAGTTTGGTAATAAAACTCCGTGCAACCTTTCTGAAGCTTGCAAGTGCCCTCGAAGTGCCTCTTTTGCGTATCAATCAGGCTAAGAGTGAGGATCTCATCTCGGTGTCTCAGTACTACAGCAATGAACTCGTTGACTACGTACGGAAAGTGGTGCAGATTATTCCTCAGACCATTTTCTACATTCTCTCGCAGATTGTCCACCTGCAGACGAATACAATTCGTGAAATCCCAACGCGGCTGGAGAAGGATAAACTGAAGGAATATGCTCAGCTTGAGGAGAGATTCGAAGTGGCTAGGCTCACGTACCGTTTATCCGTCTTCACTGAGGGTATTCTCATGATGAAGAAAACCCTCGTGGGTGTGATTGAATTGGATCCAAAGCAACTCCTTGAGGATGGCATACGGAAGGAGCTCGTGAAGAATCTCTCAACGGCTCTCCATGAAACTCTGACGTTCAATCCCAAAGCCAAACCCGGAGAATTGGAGTTGAAACTCTCGGAACTGACAAAGATCATTGATGGGTATCGCAGATCCTTTGAGTATGTTCAGGATTATCTCAATATTCAAGGATTAAAATTCTGGCAAGAGGAAATGTCCcgaataattaattacaacGTCGAAAAGGAGTGCAATAGCTTTCTACGGAGTAAAATCCAAGATTGGCAGTCAATCTATCAGAATCCCATCATCCCAATCCCGGTTATGCCACCAACGGATAGTCtctctgtgaattttattggacGTCTCGGGAGGGAGATTTTGCGTCAAACAGACCCACAGAGCACAATCTACGTGGACGTGCAGACAGCGTGGTTTGACTACAAGACTCAAAAGGAGGGTATCAACCTCAAATTCTTCCCAAAAATCATTGGAGCAATCGGTCCAGCTGGACTCATGGGCTTGGATAAACTCTATGCATTCACAATAGTTACGGAACTGCAGCAACTTCTAGCCACGATggagaagaatattttccgcGATAAAATATGGTGGGAAACACTATCCGCCTTTGCGGAGGAGATCACAGCCAATAGCCACGCTATCCCCAATCCGGGAAAGTTCTATCAAAACTACACGAATAGATATGCGAAGATTTGGCCAAAATTCCTCGATTGGGTACTCAAAATTGGTCAAAAGCAAATAATGAGGAAGCACATTGCGTATGAAATAAACATTTGCTGTGCCTTCAATTCGAAAAATTTCGAATCATCCCTCCGGACGATGAATGATGCCCTCCTGATGGATATTAAGGCTCATGAAATTGATCCCGAGAAGCCCTATCCGAGTACGGAGTTGCTCAGTGAGCTCAACAAGTACCTCGAAGCAGCTGGAATTTACAATCCATTGAGCAAAATTTACGTTATTACCAAGAATTCGAGTTTCTTCGCGCAATTTCTCTTTCTCCTTGTGATTGCGCATTTGGGAAAGTTgcaatttgtcaaaaatctCGCCACACTCATTGCCAAGAAGCAGTCGGAGCAGATTGATGGGGCACCCTTTGTGACGGGATTGGCAACAATTCTGCGACAGTTTCATCCCAAAATTACAGATATGTTCATTCAGTATATTAGTCAGTACATTGTGTCCTTCATTGAGGCTGGCATCAA AACCAAATCCGAATTTAGTGGTGACTCCTTGATAGCTGTGCACTTCCTGGAAGCCTTCATACGAACGGCAAACATTCCACGTGCCTCCGTTACAAAGTACATCCCATCGGTGATTATGAGTCAATACGAGTATTTAgcaacaaaattttaa
- the LOC129792791 gene encoding kappa-scoloptoxin(11)-Ssd1b-like — protein sequence MLSPRIFLPIILLTLLELSVDGHEDLCERNSACSIVHNRFWLPNKHEKICKCPGKPCPVVYSQEGNFLPINTRSQMRFCEPLSSDLKPCDDASTVALTITQKHLPNVRQQQQIELHCICQGGGKYWKYFSHVEKYSEETQETVIIDNFYCINLRRCTPDQFCGFARTDYGFVYHRCTCPIHYKCIFDPGVQNTFEGVQELFYNGTAYEAHCRLTNEDDLW from the exons ATGCTTTCCCcaagaattttcctcccaaTAATTCTCCTGACATTGCTCGAGTTATCCGTGGATGGACATGAGGATCTGTGTGAAAGAAATTCCGCCTGCAGTATTGTCCACAACAG ATTTTGGTTGCCCAATAAAcatgagaaaatttgcaaatgcCCCGGAAAACCCTGTCCGGTGGTTTATTCACAAGAAGGAAATTTCTTGCCCATTAATACACGATCCCAGATGCGTTTCTGCGAACCCCTCAGTTCGGATCTAAAGCCCTGCGATGATGCATCAACTGTAGCTCTCACCATAACCCAGAAGCACCTCCCCAATGTGCGGCAACAGCAGCAAATTGAGCTTCACTGCATATGCCAGGGTGGTGGGAAGTATTGGAAGTACTTTAGTCACGTGGAAAAGTACAGCGAGGAGACACAGGAAACAGTTataattgacaatttttacTGCATCAACCTAAGACGATGTACACCCGATCAATTCTGTGGCTTTGCCCGTACGGATTATGGGTTTGTCTACCACAGATGCACATGCCCCATTCACTACAAATGCATCTTCGATCCTGGCGTACAAAATACCTTTGAAGGTGTTCAGGAGTTATTCTACAACGGTACAGCCTACGAGGCGCACTGTCGTCTTACAAATGAAGATGatttgtggtga
- the LOC129792792 gene encoding protein NDUFAF4 homolog — protein sequence MGQVGSMISRRANRWNAENRAHKIIGKDKPTPAPKYSSNLREIQEALKITPDLVEKLSKKDAGLDDRLKQVYVTSETTIVQNDPETQNIDRPLPSDTKRVEDFEFGHKEPKNVRHGRVTLRQASQFLGDYQRDQTEWTVEKIAQHYNLPVNTVDAIVTHFRPFQIYIPDPKRQDKVLQQSGTAQKALPKSPSEDEAKKS from the exons ATGGGGCAGGTGGGATCGATGATATCAAGGCGTGCCAATAGGTGGAATGCAGAAAATCGAGCTCATAAAATTATTGGAAAGGACAAACCAACACCGGCTCCCAAATATTCTTCCAATCTCCGTGAAATTCAGGAAGCTCTCAAGA TAACCCCAGATTTAGTGGAGAAGCTCAGCAAGAAGGATGCAGGTCTTGATGATCGACTGAAGCAAGTTTATGTAACTTCAGAAACAACAATT GTGCAAAATGATCCTGAGACACAAAATATAGACAGACCGCTGCCCAGTGACACAAAACGCGTGGAGGACTTTGAATTTGGTCACAAAGAGCCAAAGAATGTAAGACACGGTCGGGTAACATTGAGGCAAGCATCTCAATTCCTTGGGGATTATCAGAGAGACCAAACAGAATGGACAGTGGAAAAAATAGCTCAACACTACAATCTTCCTGTAAATACAGTTg ATGCCATCGTGACCCACTTTAGACCGTTTCAAATTTATATTCCGGATCCCAAGAGGCAGGATAAGGTTCTTCAGCAATCTGGGACAGCGCAGAAAGCTCTCCCCAAATCCCCAAGTGaagatgaagcaaaaaaatcgtaa
- the LOC129792790 gene encoding microspherule protein 1 isoform X2 yields MDQCAGDFLGSPTISDSSDQKRRSSSRSIKRKRFDDEIVEYSLGLTPTQMNRVARARTQSQSYVGSASAFTEMVPSPVPVSAPVATVSIPQTQMVATVTPVMSAQPQAPPPVPREHPVGGSAEKRRTLKSSKKNRRSRGSHQVSTKDLGRWKPIDDLALIIGIQQTNDLKMVHRGTKFSCKFTVQELQARWYSLLYEESISRIAVAAMRNLHPELVENIQSKALYTTQEEDLLGTIKSTANPTLETFQELLDKNPAIFYPARTAKSLQTHWNLMKQYTLLPDQVAQPPSRESMTFSDTEELINDAELVDLRDEALEIELALADRRNKREIRQLENELSRWTVLVDSLAGIGFTPEFDKETPAVLRGRLVRYLMRSREITVGRCTKDFTVDVDLKLEGPAHKVSRKQATIKLRSNGDFFMTNEGKRAIYVDGNPLLNGAKTRLNNNSVIELCGLRLIFLINYDLINAIRQESAKMNIPLT; encoded by the exons ATGGATCAATGTGCGGGAGATTTCTTAGGAAGTCCCACAATATCTGATTCCAGTGATCAAAAGAGACGCAg CTCGTCCCGGTCGATAAAGCGTAAGAGATTTGACGATGAGATTGTAGAGTACAGCTTGGGGTTGACACCGACCCAGATGAATCGTGTAGCACGTGCCCGGACACAGTCACAATCATACGTTGGTTCAGCTTCGGCATTCACGGAAATGGTACCTTCGCCAGTTCCCGTGTCAGCACCAGTGGCCACAGTTTCTATTCCACAAACGCAAATGGTGGCTACGGTGACTCCGGTCATGAGTGCGCAACCACAGGCTCCACCTCCGGTGCCCAGGGAACATCCCGTGGGGGGCTCAGCGGAAAAGAGACGCACACTGAAGAGTTCAAAGAAGAATCGTCGCTCTCGGGGTTCTCATCAAGTCTCCACGAAGGATCTCGGTCGGTGGAAGCCAATCGATGATTTAGCACTCATAATTGGCATCCAGCAGACAAATGACCTCAAGATGGTACACAGAGGCACCAAATTCTCATGCAAATTCACCGTACAGGAGCTCCAGGCTAGATGGTATTCACTCCTGTACGAGGAATCCATCTCCCGGATTGCCGTGGCAGCCATGAGGAATCTACATCCGGAATTGGTGGAGAATATCCAAAGTAAGGCGCTCTATACGACACAGGAAGAGGATCTTTTGGGCACCATAAAGAGT ACGGCAAATCCAACTTTGGAGACTTTCCAGGAGCTTCTGGACAAGAATCCAGCTATTTTCTATCCAGCACGTACAGCAAAGTCCCTCCAAACGCATTGGAATCTCATGAAGCAATACACCCTGTTGCCAGATCAGGTGGCTCAGCCACCGAGTAGGGAATCAATGACCTTCTCAGACACCGAGGAGCTCATTAATGATGCCGAATTGGTTGATCTGCGTGATGAGGCTTTGGAGATTGAGCTTGCTTTGGCTGATCGACGCAATAAGCGTGAAATTCGGCAACTGGAGAATGAATTGTCTCGCTGGACAGTGTTAGTGGACTCCCTGGCGGGTATTGGATTCACTCCGGAATTCGACAAAGAGACTCCAGCTGTGCTACGGGGACGCCTCGTGCGCTATCTCATGCGTTCCCGGGAAATTACCGTGGGACGCTGCACAAAGGACTTCACGGTGGATGTGGATTTGAAGCTGGAGGGTCCAGCACACAAAGTTTCCCGGAAGCAGGCAACAATCAAGCTACGAAGCAATGGGGATTTCTTCATGACGAATGAAGGCAAGAGGGCGATCTACGTGGATGGGAATCCATTGCTAAATGGCGCCAAGACGCGTCTCAACAATAACAGTGTCATTGAG CTCTGTGGCCTGAGGCTAATCTTCCTGATTAACTACGATCTCATCAATGCCATTCGGCAGGAGAGCGCCAAAATGAACATCCCTCTCACATAG
- the LOC129792787 gene encoding uncharacterized protein LOC129792787, translating into MAMEFDGIPGDLANESQQSGKTDSDGNIIMQIPIETPDERPDDENNGNERHFPDMSDEQMNPMSSLKAVPMMEVHESLLSDDETKILTTLEPVKKKQQEQEEANGGKVQHEDNADEEEDDNNPESIARKQLESLNSLRRKGRPKADEPKPIDLLRAHASKKIHIIENRVLPTAEDFFAGLKNINERTSRSLQSNILTREELTKEIIQKCRKSAISIDKVPSRMQKRRDEVTSSTGTIEIPQELILSADDSTPVIVQETESLEGQDLLAILEGDDDDGQETSVYELQSDVAIKAEDDVHVEEYTISFTDSGKQQDLDKEKEIEIAMKQIMSLPVKSKKGRPRRGNIGGTSSQHDSDEPPKSKITSASDLISSLVSDWSDNEDKADETILKTEVLPPEESEAETTVRVVISPADAPQPTPLKSSRIIKKKVIWDPDAPETQISYASKVQGSARKSRKLLMEEKAFGSPTKPVKKSPTEEVKQPKRPGSAASMSGAKKKKLSEVDKLLGDEGAVNMIYSLERENNNTDVPEIETKPDKNQMVSKSKERTALVARAKAVKNVVIKMSDTAPSGAPRGRPKREPSSTHISPPTQIKKVTPTKKRNSARESATSSTASESWDFLYSSSQGDDSMIIRRRSNSSYSGSTTSPRRLSIDQHQEESGRKGDDSFEFAKPENKKTPKIDSNTAHNLVADLKGKLNMAINRGNCTIRSAGASKASTDRKESASLKVTKDHQPIKLRASERKLGHVDFKEITIRRYDNFVQLIFSPTYGVLKNVLTIALLREVKTALGILKDDSKCKLVLVTSSGNNFCQGIDISGLIQTTADKRKTAAQQLSTALRDFLEALATFPKPLLAGVHGTVSDLGVTMLPLFDVVLSSEAAVFCTNYAKIGQIPEANAVLNLSGKVSAKGITLLLLLCESLSAKDACEYGLVTKTLWPDNFQDLLMENAKTISFYSLQALEAIKAQSRRILAPKLAEALNEEHKILIQHWISPECQEKFKKFLNDEKW; encoded by the exons ATGGCGATGGAATTTGATGGGATTCCGGGTGATTTGGCTAATGAGAGTCAACAATCCGGGAAGACAGACAGTGATGGCAATATTATCATGCAGATCCCCATTGAGACGCCAGACGAGCGGCCAGACGATGAAAATAATGGGAATGAACGGCACTTTCCCGACATGTCTGATGAGCAAATGAATCCCATGTCGTCGCTTAAGGCCGTCCCAATGATGGAAGTGCACGAATCACTTTTGAGTGATGACGAAACGAAGATTCTAACAACACTGGAGCCCGTGAAGAAGAAGCAACAGGAACAAGAAGAGGCCAATGGTGGCAAGGTGCAACACGAGGATAATGCAGATGAGGAAGAAGATGACAATAATCCCGAGTCAATTGCCCGAAAGCAGCTGGAATCACTGAACAGTCTCCGTCGGAAGGGACGCCCAAAAGCCGATGAACCCAAACCCATTGATTTACTGCGAGCACACGCATCCAAGAAGATCCATATTATTGAGAATCGTGTTTTGCCAACGGCTGAGGATTTTTTTGCCGGACTCAAGAATATCAACGAGAGAACATCGCGATCACTGCAGAGCAATATCCTCACACGGGAGGAATTGACGaaggaaattattcaaaagtgCCGAAAGTCTGCAATTTCCATTGATAAAGTCCCATCTAGGATGCAGAAGCGTAGAGATGAAGTGACTTCTTCCACGGGAACCATTGAAATCCCCCAGGAGCTCATCCTAAGTGCTGATGATTCAACTCCGGTAATCGTGCAGGAAACTGAAAGTCTCGAAGGGCAGGATTTGTTGGCAATTCTCGAGGGTGATGACGATGATGGGCAGGAGACGAGTGTTTATGAACTACAGAGTGATGTTGCTATCAAAGCTGAAGATGATGTGCACGTGGAGGAGTACACAATCTCCTTCACAGATTCCGGAAAGCAGCAGGATCTCGATAAGGAGAAGGAGATTGAAATTGCTATGAAGCAAATAATGAGTTTACCCGTTAAGTCCAAAAAGGGACGTCCGAGGAGGGGGAATATTGGTGGAACTTCCTCACAGCACGATTCTGATGAACCACCAAAGTCCAAGATAACTTCAGCTTCTGATCTCATATCATCCCTCGTTTCGGATTGGAGTGACAATGAGGACAAGGCAGATGAGACAATACTAAAAACAGAAGTACTTCCCCCGGAGGAATCTGAAGCCGAAACAACGGTACGAGTGGTGATAAGTCCAGCTGATGCACCACAACCAACACCACTGAAGAGTTCGAGGATTATTAAGAAGAAGGTAATTTGGGATCCAGATGCTCCGGAAACACAAATTTCCTACGCAAGTAAAGTTCAGGGATCTGCAAGAAAGTCCCGGAAGCTTCTTATGGAGGAGAAGGCATTTGGTTCACCGACAAAACCAGTAAAGAAGTCTCCCACTGAAGAAGTGAAGCAACCAAAACGTCCTGGAAGTGCAGCTTCAATGTCTGGGgcgaaaaagaagaaactctCAGAGGTTGATAAGCTCCTTGGGGATGAGGGGGCAGTCAATATGATTTATTCACTGGAGCGAGAGAATAACAATACAGATGTGCCTGAAATTGAGACAAAGCCCGATAAGAATCAGATGGTGTCCAAGTCAAAGGAGAGAACAGCTCTTGTGGCACGAGCAAAAGCCGTAAAGAATGTCGTGATTAAGATGTCAGACACAGCTCCATCAGGTGCTCCCAGGGGACGTCCAAAGCGCGAACCAAGCTCAACACATATCTCACCACCAACACAAATTAAGAAGGTTACACCGACTAAGAAGCGCAACAGTGCAAGAGAATCAGCAACATCATCAACGGCATCTGAATCATGGGATTTCCTCTACTCCTCATCCCAGGGAGATGATTCCATGATTATCCGTCGACGCTCCAATAGCTCGTATTCCGGGAGTACAACAAGCCCACGGAGGTTGAGTATAGATCAGCATCAGGAGGAAAGTGGTCGGAAGGGGGATGATTCCTTTGAATTTGCCAAACCAGAAAATAAGAAGACACCCAAAATTGACTCCAATACAGCCCATAATCTCGTGGCTGACCTCAAGGGGAAGCTCAATATGGCTATAAATCGTGGCAATTGCACCATACGTAGTGCCGGTGCTTCCAAGGCATCAACGGACAGGAAGGAGAGTGCCAGTCTCAAGGTCACCAAAGATCATCAACCCATTAAATTGAGGGCGAGTGAGCGGAAGCTGGGGCATGTGGACTTCAAAGAGATCACCATTAGACGCTACGATAATTTCGTCCAGTTGATTTTCTCACCCACATACGGAGTACTGAAGAATGTTCTGACAATTGct ctcctGCGTGAAGTAAAGACTGCCCTTGGAATCCTGAAGGATGATTCAAAGTGTAAACTTGTCCTGGTAACGTCATCTGGGAATAATTTCTGCCAGGGCATTGATATCTCAGGACTCATTCAAACAACAGCAGATAAGAGAAAGACAGCTGCTCAGCAACTATCTACTGCTCTACG gGATTTCCTCGAGGCTCTCGCTACATTCCCAAAGCCCCTGCTGGCGGGTGTACATGGGACAGTTAGTGATCTCGGTGTAACGATGTTGCCGCTCTTTGATGTCGTTCTATCGAGTGAAGCTGCGGTGTTTTGCACAAACTACGCCAAAATTGGACAAATTCCCGAAGCTAATGCCGTACTAAATCTCTCAGGAAAAGTTTCAGCCAAaggg atCACACTTCTCCTACTCCTATGCGAGAGTCTTTCAGCCAAGGATGCCTGTGAGTATGGGCTCGTGACAAAGACACTCTGGCCAGATAATTTCCAGGATCTTCTCATGGAGAATGCcaaaacaatttcattttattcactgCAG GCACTGGAGGCCATAAAGGCGCAATCGAGACGAATTTTGGCGCCAAAACTCGCAGAAGCACTCAATGAGGAacacaaaattctcattcagCACTGGATCAGTCCGGAGTGCCAggagaaatttaagaaatttctcaatgatGAGAAATGGtag
- the LOC129792790 gene encoding microspherule protein 1 isoform X1, with protein sequence MDQCAGDFLGSPTISDSSDQKRRSSSRSIKRKRFDDEIVEYSLGLTPTQMNRVARARTQSQSYVGSASAFTEMVPSPVPVSAPVATVSIPQTQMVATVTPVMSAQPQAPPPVPREHPVGGSAEKRRTLKSSKKNRRSRGSHQVSTKDLGRWKPIDDLALIIGIQQTNDLKMVHRGTKFSCKFTVQELQARWYSLLYEESISRIAVAAMRNLHPELVENIQSKALYTTQEEDLLGTIKSTANPTLETFQELLDKNPAIFYPARTAKSLQTHWNLMKQYTLLPDQVAQPPSRESMTFSDTEELINDAELVDLRDEALEIELALADRRNKREIRQLENELSRWTVLVDSLAGIGFTPEFDKETPAVLRGRLVRYLMRSREITVGRCTKDFTVDVDLKLEGPAHKVSRKQATIKLRSNGDFFMTNEGKRAIYVDGNPLLNGAKTRLNNNSVIEVNSLQCRSVSRITTADIFQFSLALWPEANLPD encoded by the exons ATGGATCAATGTGCGGGAGATTTCTTAGGAAGTCCCACAATATCTGATTCCAGTGATCAAAAGAGACGCAg CTCGTCCCGGTCGATAAAGCGTAAGAGATTTGACGATGAGATTGTAGAGTACAGCTTGGGGTTGACACCGACCCAGATGAATCGTGTAGCACGTGCCCGGACACAGTCACAATCATACGTTGGTTCAGCTTCGGCATTCACGGAAATGGTACCTTCGCCAGTTCCCGTGTCAGCACCAGTGGCCACAGTTTCTATTCCACAAACGCAAATGGTGGCTACGGTGACTCCGGTCATGAGTGCGCAACCACAGGCTCCACCTCCGGTGCCCAGGGAACATCCCGTGGGGGGCTCAGCGGAAAAGAGACGCACACTGAAGAGTTCAAAGAAGAATCGTCGCTCTCGGGGTTCTCATCAAGTCTCCACGAAGGATCTCGGTCGGTGGAAGCCAATCGATGATTTAGCACTCATAATTGGCATCCAGCAGACAAATGACCTCAAGATGGTACACAGAGGCACCAAATTCTCATGCAAATTCACCGTACAGGAGCTCCAGGCTAGATGGTATTCACTCCTGTACGAGGAATCCATCTCCCGGATTGCCGTGGCAGCCATGAGGAATCTACATCCGGAATTGGTGGAGAATATCCAAAGTAAGGCGCTCTATACGACACAGGAAGAGGATCTTTTGGGCACCATAAAGAGT ACGGCAAATCCAACTTTGGAGACTTTCCAGGAGCTTCTGGACAAGAATCCAGCTATTTTCTATCCAGCACGTACAGCAAAGTCCCTCCAAACGCATTGGAATCTCATGAAGCAATACACCCTGTTGCCAGATCAGGTGGCTCAGCCACCGAGTAGGGAATCAATGACCTTCTCAGACACCGAGGAGCTCATTAATGATGCCGAATTGGTTGATCTGCGTGATGAGGCTTTGGAGATTGAGCTTGCTTTGGCTGATCGACGCAATAAGCGTGAAATTCGGCAACTGGAGAATGAATTGTCTCGCTGGACAGTGTTAGTGGACTCCCTGGCGGGTATTGGATTCACTCCGGAATTCGACAAAGAGACTCCAGCTGTGCTACGGGGACGCCTCGTGCGCTATCTCATGCGTTCCCGGGAAATTACCGTGGGACGCTGCACAAAGGACTTCACGGTGGATGTGGATTTGAAGCTGGAGGGTCCAGCACACAAAGTTTCCCGGAAGCAGGCAACAATCAAGCTACGAAGCAATGGGGATTTCTTCATGACGAATGAAGGCAAGAGGGCGATCTACGTGGATGGGAATCCATTGCTAAATGGCGCCAAGACGCGTCTCAACAATAACAGTGTCATTGAGGTAAATTCTTTACAATGCCGTTCCGTTTCAAGAATCACAACCGCtgatattttccaattttctttagCTCTGTGGCCTGAGGCTAATCTTCCTGATTAA